The Streptosporangiales bacterium genome has a window encoding:
- a CDS encoding Uma2 family endonuclease, whose translation MTAMSLTGMSRPFTVDDLETMPDDGRRYELIDGELLVSPAPGWPHGEVSLAIAVLLRGAGPREFRTLHAPFGVRPDRANEVQPDVLVARYADLTEKFLPAAPVLTVEVISPTSRLHDANLKKAFYERLGVPRYWLVDPDRDEPALTVFALSADGVYERVAHVVGDQPYDADEPFAVRVVPSDLVAGLRP comes from the coding sequence ATGACGGCCATGAGCCTGACGGGCATGTCGCGTCCCTTCACGGTCGATGACCTGGAGACGATGCCCGATGACGGTCGCAGGTACGAGCTCATCGACGGCGAGCTGCTGGTGAGTCCGGCACCCGGCTGGCCGCACGGCGAGGTCAGCCTCGCGATCGCGGTGCTCCTGCGCGGCGCGGGCCCGCGGGAGTTCCGCACGTTGCACGCCCCGTTCGGCGTCCGGCCCGATCGCGCGAACGAGGTGCAGCCGGATGTGCTCGTCGCGCGGTATGCCGACCTGACGGAGAAGTTCCTGCCGGCAGCGCCGGTGCTCACGGTCGAGGTGATCTCGCCGACGAGCCGGCTGCATGACGCGAACCTGAAGAAGGCGTTCTACGAGCGGCTGGGCGTGCCGCGGTACTGGCTGGTCGATCCCGACCGCGACGAGCCTGCGCTCACGGTGTTCGCGCTGTCCGCGGACGGTGTGTACGAGCGGGTCGCCCACGTCGTCGGTGACCAGCCGTACGACGCCGACGAGCCGTTCGCCGTGCGGGTCGTGCCGAGCGACCTCGTCGCCGGCCTCCGCCCGTAG
- a CDS encoding MmgE/PrpD family protein — MRNDLDDRTSPETAALARFLAETDDADVPDDVLAESRRCLLDFLGVTIGAVDAEAPRLVRAYVRELGGHPQALLLGTADRVRATDAALANGVAGHVFDFDDTHVPTILHPTVPLYASSLALAQWRGLTGSEVVRAHALGYEVGARVSLALYPTHYDIGWHMTGTTGTLAAASASAVLAGLTPGEVVYALGLASTQASGHREHFGSMTKSFHSGRAAADGLTSALLAGHGYTTAPDPIQGRRGLLAVTATDADAGRLTDALGERWEIFRNGVKPYACGVVAHPVIDSVRRLGRDHAIDAEQVERIELRVNPLVVELTGRLEPRTGLEGKFSTVFASAIALIDGAAGEHQFTDTNVVRPDVRALMARIELRPDTDVPHTQAHATAVLGDGRTQTVDVLAATGTPENRMSDDELAAKYHDLVDPVLGAAQARRLRELVDGVEKADTLDDLLAATIPD, encoded by the coding sequence ATGCGGAATGATCTCGACGATAGGACGAGTCCGGAGACCGCGGCCCTGGCCCGCTTCCTCGCGGAGACCGACGACGCCGACGTCCCCGACGACGTCCTCGCCGAGAGCAGGCGGTGCCTGCTCGACTTCCTCGGCGTCACGATCGGCGCGGTCGACGCCGAGGCGCCGCGGCTCGTCCGCGCGTACGTCCGTGAGCTCGGCGGCCACCCGCAGGCGCTCCTGCTCGGCACGGCCGACCGGGTGCGTGCCACCGACGCGGCGCTGGCCAACGGCGTCGCCGGGCATGTCTTCGACTTCGACGACACGCACGTGCCGACGATCCTGCACCCCACCGTGCCGCTGTACGCGTCGTCGCTCGCGCTGGCGCAGTGGCGGGGACTGACCGGGAGCGAGGTCGTGCGGGCGCACGCCCTCGGGTACGAGGTGGGCGCGCGGGTCAGCCTCGCCCTCTACCCCACGCACTACGACATCGGCTGGCACATGACCGGCACGACGGGCACGCTCGCCGCGGCGAGCGCGTCGGCGGTGCTCGCCGGCCTGACGCCGGGCGAGGTCGTGTACGCGCTCGGGCTCGCGTCCACCCAGGCGAGCGGGCACCGGGAGCACTTCGGGTCGATGACCAAGTCGTTCCACTCCGGCCGCGCCGCCGCCGACGGCCTGACGTCGGCGCTGCTGGCCGGGCACGGCTACACCACCGCGCCCGACCCGATCCAGGGCAGGCGCGGGCTGCTCGCGGTCACCGCGACCGACGCGGACGCGGGCCGGCTGACCGACGCGCTCGGCGAGCGGTGGGAGATCTTCCGCAACGGGGTCAAGCCGTACGCCTGCGGCGTGGTCGCCCATCCGGTGATCGACTCCGTGCGCAGGCTCGGTCGTGACCATGCGATCGACGCCGAGCAGGTCGAGCGCATCGAGCTGCGGGTCAACCCCCTCGTCGTCGAGCTGACCGGCAGGCTGGAGCCCCGCACCGGTCTCGAGGGGAAGTTCAGCACCGTCTTCGCCTCGGCGATCGCGCTCATCGACGGCGCGGCGGGCGAGCACCAGTTCACCGACACCAACGTCGTGCGTCCCGACGTGCGGGCGTTGATGGCGCGGATCGAGCTGCGGCCCGACACGGACGTCCCGCACACCCAGGCCCACGCCACCGCAGTCCTCGGCGACGGCCGCACGCAGACCGTCGACGTGCTCGCGGCGACGGGCACGCCGGAGAACCGGATGAGCGACGACGAGCTCGCCGCGAAGTACCACGACCTCGTCGACCCCGTGCTCGGCGCGGCGCAGGCGCGCCGGCTGCGCGAGCTCGTCGACGGCGTGGAGAAGGCGGACACCCTCGACGACCTGCTCGCGGCCACGATCCCCGACTGA
- a CDS encoding SIS domain-containing protein produces the protein MSSALDSPSRRQLPDLLSRRRLSPAQRRIAQFVLENAAEAAFLSSTDLAGRAGVSQPSVTRFAAALGFASYQDFRGALREQLLGNDAEPTDGLQTNALQDAVLHEAANLRKLAHALRDSTQIEAAAAELSASQPLVVLGLRVSAGVASHFAYCAQKVLPDVRVITSGDSTARDLLDQAALAGATHVLAFVLPRYPRETLEMMRYARERDLRVVAISDTQLEPVAGHADRVLAAAVGSRLVFDSHVVPEMLALVLLESISDHTRDRTQRRLERFEETTARHRVFQTA, from the coding sequence ATGTCCTCGGCGCTCGACAGCCCCTCGCGACGACAGCTGCCCGACCTGCTGTCGCGCCGCCGCCTGTCACCCGCCCAGCGGCGCATCGCGCAGTTCGTGCTCGAGAACGCCGCCGAGGCCGCGTTCCTGTCCAGCACCGACCTCGCAGGGCGGGCCGGCGTGAGCCAGCCGTCGGTGACCCGCTTCGCCGCGGCACTCGGGTTCGCCTCCTACCAGGACTTCCGCGGCGCCCTGCGCGAGCAGCTGCTCGGCAACGACGCCGAGCCCACCGACGGCCTGCAGACCAACGCGCTGCAGGACGCAGTCCTGCACGAGGCCGCCAACCTGCGCAAGCTCGCACACGCGCTGCGCGACTCCACCCAGATCGAGGCCGCCGCCGCCGAGCTCTCCGCCTCGCAGCCCCTCGTGGTGCTGGGGCTGCGGGTGTCGGCTGGCGTCGCGAGCCACTTCGCGTACTGCGCGCAGAAGGTGCTGCCCGACGTGCGCGTGATCACCAGCGGCGACTCGACCGCGCGTGACCTCCTCGACCAGGCGGCGCTCGCCGGGGCCACCCACGTGCTCGCCTTCGTCCTCCCCCGCTACCCGCGGGAGACCCTGGAGATGATGCGGTACGCACGCGAACGAGACCTTCGCGTCGTCGCGATCTCCGACACCCAGCTCGAACCCGTCGCCGGCCACGCCGACCGCGTGCTCGCCGCCGCCGTGGGCAGCCGTCTCGTCTTCGACTCACACGTCGTGCCCGAGATGCTCGCCCTGGTCCTGCTCGAGTCCATCAGCGACCACACGAGGGACCGCACCCAGCGGCGGCTCGAACGGTTCGAGGAGACCACCGCACGCCACCGCGTCTTCCAGACCGCGTAA
- a CDS encoding ABC transporter permease subunit: MTDQQQRSQARRARHMMWPVLPGVVALLAWQFGSGTVVPAVYVSTPLDVAGRLVQVVASGEIIPDLTTTLVELVLGFVFGSIGGCVIGYLLGRSSFAARMFEPYIMAAYGIPMITIAPLFIIWFGIGIWSKVTIATIMVFFIVFFNVFMGVRNVDVELVKVARALGADQAQLTRHVYLRATMPYIFMGLRAGVPYGVIGVIVGEFISAFRGLGLYMNKASTTFDPAGVFAGIIILLAFILVVKFLIGIAEKRVLRWHASLRDSH; the protein is encoded by the coding sequence GTGACCGACCAGCAGCAGCGCAGCCAGGCACGCCGCGCCCGTCACATGATGTGGCCCGTCCTGCCCGGAGTCGTCGCGCTCCTCGCGTGGCAGTTCGGGTCCGGCACGGTCGTGCCGGCGGTCTACGTGAGCACGCCGCTCGACGTGGCCGGCAGGCTCGTCCAGGTCGTCGCGAGCGGTGAGATCATCCCCGACCTGACCACGACCCTCGTCGAGTTGGTGCTCGGCTTCGTCTTCGGCTCGATCGGCGGGTGCGTCATCGGCTACCTGCTCGGCAGGTCGAGCTTCGCCGCCCGGATGTTCGAGCCCTACATCATGGCGGCGTACGGGATCCCGATGATCACGATCGCCCCGCTGTTCATCATCTGGTTCGGGATCGGCATCTGGTCCAAGGTGACCATCGCCACGATCATGGTCTTCTTCATCGTCTTCTTCAACGTCTTCATGGGCGTGCGCAACGTCGACGTCGAGCTCGTCAAGGTCGCCCGTGCCCTCGGCGCCGACCAGGCGCAGCTCACCCGGCACGTCTACCTGCGCGCGACCATGCCGTACATCTTCATGGGCCTGCGCGCGGGCGTTCCGTACGGCGTCATCGGCGTGATCGTCGGCGAGTTCATCTCCGCGTTCCGCGGGCTCGGCCTGTACATGAACAAGGCGTCGACGACGTTCGACCCCGCCGGGGTCTTCGCCGGGATCATCATCCTGCTCGCGTTCATCCTCGTCGTGAAGTTCCTCATCGGCATCGCCGAGAAACGGGTGCTGCGCTGGCACGCGAGCCTGCGCGACAGCCACTGA
- a CDS encoding metalloregulator ArsR/SmtB family transcription factor, giving the protein MERDLAPVAAIIAEPARAAMLDALLSGRAMPAGELARVAGVSASTASEHLARMRQVALVDVVRQGRHRYYRLANVAVAQALEALAHIAPPRQIRSLRQSRQAESLAFARTCYDHVAGTLGVTILDGFLARDWLTDADGGYGVTSHGAEELGRWGVDVADARRRRRAFARPCLDWTERRYHLAGALAAAWTTRMLDLGWVVPRTSDSRALRLTRKGAAGVHELLRIDTLQA; this is encoded by the coding sequence ATGGAACGCGACCTCGCGCCGGTGGCGGCGATCATCGCCGAGCCCGCCCGTGCCGCGATGCTCGACGCACTGCTGTCCGGCCGGGCCATGCCGGCGGGCGAGCTGGCGCGCGTCGCCGGGGTGAGCGCGTCCACCGCGAGCGAGCATCTCGCCCGGATGCGGCAGGTAGCGCTGGTCGACGTGGTCCGGCAGGGGCGACACCGCTACTACCGGCTCGCGAACGTGGCCGTCGCGCAGGCGCTCGAGGCACTCGCGCACATCGCGCCGCCCCGACAGATCAGGTCGCTGCGCCAGTCCCGGCAGGCGGAGTCGCTCGCGTTCGCGCGGACGTGCTACGACCACGTCGCCGGGACGTTGGGCGTCACGATTCTCGACGGCTTCCTCGCGCGGGACTGGCTCACCGACGCCGACGGCGGGTACGGCGTGACGTCGCACGGTGCGGAGGAGCTGGGGCGGTGGGGAGTCGACGTCGCCGACGCACGGCGCAGGCGGCGTGCCTTCGCTCGACCGTGCCTGGACTGGACCGAGCGCAGGTACCACCTCGCCGGCGCGCTCGCCGCCGCCTGGACCACACGCATGCTCGACCTCGGCTGGGTCGTGCCCAGGACGAGCGACAGCCGCGCGCTCCGGTTGACGCGGAAGGGAGCGGCAGGCGTGCACGAGCTGCTCCGGATCGACACCCTGCAGGCGTAG
- a CDS encoding ATP-binding cassette domain-containing protein yields the protein MPRSDRVGTGTAVLELDDVRKSFTSPSGDSLTVLDGVSVRLVENQFTVLVGPSGCGKTTLLEVAVGLSQPTSGEVRCFGQSLTQLRKDVGYITQQANLFPWYTLRENVQLPLQLRGVDRAERVERADRFIEIAGLTGFGDHFPHQLSGGMQKRASIIRTLIYDPQVILMDEPFGALDAQTRMIMQDYLLTMWAETRATVFFVTHDLQEAVILADNVVLLTGQPTKVKTDIAIDLPRPRNVFEPYAMPGFVETYDKVWNIFKSEIRGQLVRVHDGSDQ from the coding sequence ATGCCTCGATCCGACAGGGTCGGGACGGGCACCGCGGTGCTCGAGCTCGACGACGTGCGCAAGTCGTTCACGAGCCCTTCGGGAGACAGCCTCACCGTTCTCGACGGGGTCTCGGTACGGCTCGTCGAGAACCAGTTCACCGTGCTCGTCGGACCGAGCGGCTGTGGCAAGACGACACTGCTCGAGGTCGCCGTCGGCCTGAGCCAACCGACGTCGGGCGAGGTGCGGTGCTTCGGGCAGTCGCTCACGCAGCTGCGCAAGGACGTCGGCTACATCACCCAGCAGGCCAACCTGTTCCCCTGGTACACACTGCGCGAGAACGTCCAGCTACCGCTGCAGCTACGCGGCGTCGACCGGGCCGAGCGGGTGGAACGGGCCGACAGGTTCATCGAGATCGCCGGCCTCACCGGCTTCGGGGACCACTTCCCGCACCAGCTCTCCGGCGGCATGCAGAAGAGGGCGTCGATCATCAGGACGCTCATCTACGACCCACAGGTCATCCTCATGGACGAGCCGTTCGGCGCGCTCGACGCCCAGACCCGCATGATCATGCAGGACTACCTGCTGACCATGTGGGCCGAGACGAGGGCGACGGTGTTCTTCGTGACCCACGACCTGCAGGAGGCCGTGATCCTCGCCGACAACGTCGTGCTGCTCACCGGGCAACCGACGAAGGTCAAGACCGACATCGCGATCGACCTGCCCCGCCCGCGCAACGTCTTCGAGCCGTACGCGATGCCGGGGTTCGTCGAGACGTACGACAAGGTCTGGAACATCTTCAAGAGCGAGATCCGCGGCCAGCTGGTCCGCGTCCACGACGGGAGCGACCAGTGA
- the hutU gene encoding urocanate hydratase: MRTVRAPRGGDLSCQGWPQEAALRMLMNNLDPEVAEHPDKLVVYGGSGKAARSWDAYDAIVRTLRGLAGDETLLVQSGKPVAVFRTHEWAPRVLIANSNLVPEWATWEEFRRLESLGLTMFGQMTAGSWIYIGTQGILQGTYETFAAIAAKRFGGSLAGTVTLTAGLGGMGGAQPLAVTMNDGVALCIDCDPSRVRRRIEHGYLDVSATDVSHALAIVDEARRDRKPLSVGLVGNAAELVPQILATGAQIDIVTDQTSAHDPQQYLPVGVELDDWDRERENDPDGLVERARTSMAAHCEAMVGFLDAGAEVFDYGNSLRKEAQLGGFSRAFDYPGFVPAYIRPLFCEGKGPFRWAALSGDPADIARTDRAILDLFPDNEHLARWIRLAGEKVRFQGLPSRICWLGYGERDKAGAAFNDLVARGEVAAPIVMGRDHLDCGSVASPYRETEAMLDGSDAIADWPLLNALVNTASGASWVSIHHGGGVGMGRAIHAGQVTVADGTPIAAQKIERVLTNDPGMGVVRHVDAGYDDAVEVADRTGVRVPMREGGGR; the protein is encoded by the coding sequence ATGAGAACGGTACGCGCGCCACGCGGTGGCGACCTGTCCTGCCAGGGCTGGCCGCAGGAGGCCGCCCTGCGCATGCTCATGAACAACCTCGACCCCGAGGTGGCCGAGCACCCCGACAAGCTCGTCGTCTACGGCGGTTCCGGCAAGGCAGCGCGCAGCTGGGACGCGTACGACGCGATCGTCCGGACGCTGCGGGGACTCGCCGGCGACGAGACGCTGCTCGTCCAGTCCGGCAAGCCGGTCGCGGTGTTCCGCACCCACGAGTGGGCGCCGCGCGTGCTGATCGCCAACTCCAACCTGGTGCCCGAGTGGGCGACCTGGGAGGAGTTCCGCCGGCTCGAGTCGCTCGGCCTGACCATGTTCGGCCAGATGACCGCCGGGTCGTGGATCTACATCGGCACGCAGGGCATCCTGCAGGGCACGTACGAGACGTTCGCCGCGATCGCCGCGAAGCGGTTCGGCGGCTCGCTCGCGGGCACGGTCACCCTGACGGCGGGCCTCGGCGGGATGGGCGGCGCGCAGCCGCTCGCGGTCACCATGAACGACGGCGTCGCCCTGTGCATCGACTGCGACCCGAGCCGGGTGCGGCGCCGCATCGAGCACGGCTACCTCGACGTCTCGGCCACCGACGTGAGCCACGCGCTCGCGATCGTCGACGAGGCGCGGCGTGACCGCAAGCCGCTGTCGGTCGGTCTCGTCGGCAACGCCGCCGAGCTCGTGCCGCAGATCCTGGCGACCGGTGCCCAGATCGACATCGTCACCGACCAGACGAGCGCGCACGACCCGCAGCAGTACCTGCCCGTCGGCGTCGAGTTGGACGACTGGGACCGTGAACGCGAGAACGATCCCGACGGCCTGGTCGAACGCGCGCGAACCTCGATGGCCGCCCACTGCGAGGCGATGGTGGGCTTCCTCGACGCAGGTGCCGAGGTCTTCGACTACGGCAACTCGCTGCGCAAGGAGGCGCAGCTCGGCGGGTTCTCCCGCGCGTTCGACTACCCCGGTTTCGTGCCCGCGTACATCCGTCCGCTGTTCTGCGAGGGCAAGGGACCGTTCCGGTGGGCGGCGCTGTCCGGCGACCCGGCCGACATCGCGCGCACCGACCGGGCGATCCTCGACCTGTTCCCCGACAACGAGCACCTCGCCAGGTGGATCAGGCTGGCCGGCGAGAAGGTCCGTTTCCAGGGCCTGCCGTCGCGCATCTGCTGGCTCGGCTACGGCGAGCGCGACAAGGCCGGCGCCGCCTTCAACGACCTCGTCGCCCGTGGCGAGGTGGCGGCGCCGATCGTGATGGGACGCGACCACCTCGACTGCGGCTCGGTCGCGTCGCCGTACCGCGAGACCGAGGCGATGCTCGACGGGTCCGACGCCATCGCCGACTGGCCGCTGCTCAACGCGCTGGTCAACACGGCGTCGGGCGCGTCGTGGGTGTCGATCCACCACGGCGGCGGCGTGGGCATGGGTCGCGCGATCCACGCCGGCCAGGTGACCGTCGCCGACGGCACGCCGATCGCCGCGCAGAAGATCGAGCGGGTGCTGACCAACGACCCGGGCATGGGCGTCGTCCGCCACGTCGACGCCGGCTACGACGACGCGGTCGAGGTCGCGGACCGTACCGGCGTCCGCGTCCCCATGCGCGAGGGCGGTGGCCGGTGA
- a CDS encoding allantoate amidohydrolase, translating to MWDDLLPIGRDSASGGYRRHGWDAADAQCRAWFRAAAADRDLTLDEDGNGNLWAWWGEPGPGAVVTGSHLDSVPDGGAYDGPLGVVSAFAAVELLRERGARPSRPLAVVAFAEEEGSRFGIACLGSRLLVGELDPARARALTDRGGTTLAAALEGAGADPHGVGRDDARLGRIGCFVELHVEQGRALVDLDAAVGVATAIWPHGRWRLDFTGEANHAGTTRLEDRRDPMLTFANTVLSSRKKARQAGAVATIGRVEVAPNGTNAIPSRVRAWLDARAPDEATLSDVVTAVEQAAGERGGRDGVGVAMTRESVTPETAFDGALSTRLAERLGGVPLLPTGAGHDAGVLATAGVPTAMLFVRNPTGVSHSPAEHADWADCLAGAEALTTVLEDLLS from the coding sequence CTGTGGGACGACCTGCTGCCGATCGGGCGTGACTCCGCGTCCGGCGGCTACCGCAGGCACGGGTGGGACGCCGCCGACGCGCAGTGCCGCGCGTGGTTCCGCGCCGCGGCGGCCGACCGCGACCTCACCCTCGACGAGGACGGCAACGGCAACCTGTGGGCGTGGTGGGGCGAGCCTGGCCCCGGTGCGGTCGTCACCGGGTCGCACCTCGACTCGGTCCCCGACGGCGGCGCGTACGACGGGCCGCTCGGCGTCGTCTCGGCGTTCGCCGCGGTCGAGCTGCTGCGCGAGCGCGGCGCCAGGCCGAGCCGTCCGCTCGCCGTGGTGGCGTTCGCCGAGGAGGAGGGGTCGCGGTTCGGCATCGCCTGCCTGGGCTCGCGGCTGCTCGTGGGCGAGCTCGACCCGGCCCGGGCGCGTGCCCTGACCGACCGCGGCGGCACGACGCTCGCCGCGGCGCTGGAGGGCGCAGGCGCCGACCCGCACGGCGTCGGGCGTGACGATGCCAGGCTCGGGCGCATCGGCTGCTTCGTCGAGCTGCACGTCGAGCAGGGCCGCGCGCTCGTCGACCTCGACGCGGCAGTGGGGGTCGCGACGGCCATCTGGCCGCACGGGCGCTGGCGCCTCGACTTCACCGGCGAGGCCAACCACGCGGGGACGACGCGGTTGGAAGACCGCCGTGACCCGATGTTGACGTTCGCCAACACCGTGCTGTCGTCCCGCAAGAAGGCGCGCCAGGCAGGCGCCGTCGCCACCATCGGCCGGGTCGAGGTCGCACCCAACGGCACGAACGCGATCCCGTCGCGCGTCCGCGCCTGGCTCGACGCCCGCGCGCCCGACGAGGCGACGCTGTCCGACGTTGTCACGGCCGTCGAGCAGGCCGCCGGCGAGCGCGGTGGGCGAGACGGTGTCGGCGTCGCGATGACACGGGAGTCGGTCACGCCGGAGACGGCGTTCGACGGGGCGCTCTCGACCAGGCTGGCGGAGCGGCTCGGGGGCGTCCCGCTCCTCCCCACCGGCGCCGGGCATGATGCCGGGGTGCTGGCGACCGCTGGTGTCCCGACGGCGATGCTCTTCGTGCGCAACCCGACCGGCGTCTCGCACTCGCCCGCCGAGCACGCCGACTGGGCCGACTGCCTCGCCGGCGCCGAGGCCCTCACCACCGTCCTCGAAGACCTGCTGTCGTGA
- a CDS encoding ornithine cyclodeaminase family protein gives MREIGIEYVSGLVQDEVALSDTEIVDAVEGALHAQGKGETVIEPRVHLEPGAELNGHFNVLRGCIKPLGVAGVKVVGDYVDNYRRGLPSELALLNLFDMHTGVPLAVLDATRITEMRTGALTAVGAKWLARSDSKVLGHIGARGTAYWNVRLLDGIFDFDEIRVHSRRPESRDTFAERLSKDLGKPVRATSDWESCVRGADIVVEASRLPEPEPLLRTAWIEPGAFVVPYGTMSAVELSLTDVMDKLVVDDWSQCRGGKFGALRRHVETGRLSEETLHAELCQIVVGEKPGRESDEETTLFWHRGLSLSDIALGHAYLRRARELGMTQALPLTRV, from the coding sequence GTGAGGGAGATCGGCATCGAGTACGTCAGCGGCCTCGTGCAGGACGAGGTCGCGCTCTCCGACACCGAGATCGTCGACGCGGTCGAGGGTGCGTTGCACGCGCAAGGTAAGGGCGAGACCGTGATCGAGCCGCGCGTCCACCTCGAGCCGGGTGCGGAGCTGAACGGCCACTTCAACGTGCTGCGCGGCTGCATCAAGCCGCTCGGCGTCGCTGGGGTCAAGGTCGTCGGCGACTACGTCGACAACTACCGCCGCGGCCTGCCGTCCGAGCTCGCGCTGCTGAACCTCTTCGACATGCACACCGGCGTCCCGCTCGCCGTGCTCGACGCGACGAGGATCACCGAGATGCGCACGGGTGCCCTGACCGCCGTCGGCGCGAAGTGGCTCGCCCGCAGTGACTCGAAGGTGCTGGGCCACATCGGCGCGCGCGGCACGGCGTACTGGAACGTCCGGCTGCTCGACGGCATCTTCGACTTCGACGAGATCAGGGTGCACTCGCGGCGGCCGGAGAGCCGCGACACGTTCGCCGAGCGCCTGTCGAAGGACCTGGGCAAGCCGGTGCGGGCGACGTCGGACTGGGAGTCGTGCGTGCGGGGAGCCGACATCGTGGTCGAGGCGTCACGCCTGCCCGAGCCGGAGCCGCTGCTGCGGACGGCGTGGATCGAGCCCGGCGCGTTCGTGGTGCCGTACGGCACGATGAGCGCCGTCGAGCTGTCGCTCACCGACGTGATGGACAAGCTCGTCGTCGACGACTGGTCGCAGTGCCGCGGCGGGAAGTTCGGCGCGCTGCGCCGGCACGTCGAGACCGGCCGGCTCAGCGAGGAGACCCTGCACGCCGAGCTGTGCCAGATCGTGGTCGGTGAGAAGCCGGGACGCGAGTCGGATGAGGAGACCACCCTCTTCTGGCACCGCGGCCTGTCGCTGTCGGACATCGCCCTCGGCCACGCGTACCTGCGCCGCGCCCGTGAGCTGGGCATGACCCAGGCGCTGCCCCTGACCCGCGTCTGA